One window from the genome of Enterobacteriaceae bacterium Kacie_13 encodes:
- a CDS encoding TonB-dependent siderophore receptor, with amino-acid sequence MHTKSGDFHSFVSPHPPVFKRRMLPAVISAALGMLALPAFAASPTAQTSPAKDGDTITVSAEPQTFTPGGNDTVPAYLDGQIANGGRLGILGEQDAMNVPFNVVSFTEKLMQDQQTRTLGDVLNNDAAVQTGYGYGNYSETFVIRGFELSGDDISYGGLYGVLPRQLLPTEFAERVELLKGSSAFLNGVPPGGTGVGGNVNIEPKRATDADINRVSVDYTSASQVGGAVDVGRRFGDNNQWGVRVNAVHREGESAIDDEKRRLTLGSVGLDYRGDRFRSSLDFGMSKTSVHGGRPVVYLGKATKIPDAPSATGNYGQQYASTDMENEFGMLKGEYDVADNWTVYAAAGANHTHEFGKYSSPTLQDNDGNATMSRMTVPYFADSFSSQAGVRGKFDTGAVSHNVNLGMSSLYRKYKTAYTMTAASIKTNIYDPVDYSEPLTNLYSGGDMSDPLVRNRTRSYGVSLSDTMSVLDDRLQFIAGLRRQNVEVKNYNYDGSENTSFDQMKVTPAFGLVVKPWEHYSFYANHIEALQAGETSGTTYNGRIVTNGGQVSGIETSKQNEVGVKADFGRVAGSLALYEIKKPVGMYRATGEGYTYGNYGEVRNRGVELNVFGEPILGVRLNSSVTWMDPEMTKTQSGTYDGNDAVGVPRYQWVIGGEWDIPGGSGVTATGKVIRSGSQFADEANKLKVDGWTRLDLGVRYAMPVGQSTLTWRANLENVTNEKYWASATGGYLTQGDPREFKLSATYDF; translated from the coding sequence ATGCACACTAAAAGTGGAGATTTTCACTCATTTGTTTCACCGCACCCGCCTGTTTTTAAACGGCGGATGTTGCCGGCAGTCATTTCTGCCGCATTGGGAATGTTGGCGCTGCCCGCGTTTGCGGCCTCACCAACTGCCCAGACCTCCCCGGCAAAAGACGGCGATACCATTACCGTCAGCGCAGAGCCGCAAACCTTCACTCCCGGCGGCAATGACACGGTGCCTGCGTATCTGGATGGACAAATCGCCAACGGCGGACGTCTTGGGATCCTGGGTGAACAGGACGCGATGAATGTTCCGTTTAACGTGGTCAGCTTCACCGAAAAACTGATGCAGGATCAGCAAACCCGCACGCTGGGTGATGTGCTGAACAACGATGCTGCCGTGCAAACCGGTTATGGCTATGGCAACTATTCTGAGACGTTTGTTATTCGTGGTTTTGAATTGTCGGGCGACGATATCTCTTACGGCGGATTGTACGGCGTGCTGCCGCGTCAGCTGTTGCCAACAGAATTCGCCGAACGCGTCGAGTTGCTTAAAGGTTCCAGCGCCTTCCTCAACGGCGTACCGCCGGGAGGAACCGGCGTGGGCGGTAACGTCAATATTGAACCAAAACGCGCTACTGATGCGGATATTAACCGTGTGTCGGTGGATTACACCTCGGCTTCACAGGTGGGTGGCGCTGTAGACGTTGGCCGTCGCTTTGGCGATAACAATCAGTGGGGCGTGCGCGTTAATGCGGTTCATCGCGAAGGGGAAAGCGCCATTGATGATGAAAAACGTCGTCTGACGCTGGGCTCTGTCGGGCTGGATTATCGCGGCGACCGCTTCCGTTCATCCCTTGACTTTGGCATGAGCAAAACCAGTGTTCACGGTGGGCGTCCGGTGGTGTATCTGGGTAAAGCGACAAAGATCCCTGATGCCCCGTCGGCGACCGGCAATTACGGTCAGCAATACGCCTCGACCGATATGGAAAACGAATTTGGCATGCTGAAAGGTGAGTATGACGTGGCCGATAACTGGACCGTTTACGCTGCCGCCGGCGCCAACCACACGCATGAATTCGGCAAATACAGTTCGCCGACGTTGCAGGATAACGACGGCAACGCCACGATGAGTCGCATGACGGTGCCATACTTCGCCGACAGTTTCTCCTCGCAGGCGGGCGTTCGTGGCAAATTTGATACCGGTGCGGTCAGTCACAACGTGAATCTCGGTATGTCCTCGCTGTATCGCAAATATAAAACCGCATACACCATGACCGCGGCGTCGATCAAAACCAATATTTACGATCCGGTGGATTACAGTGAGCCGCTGACGAATCTCTATAGCGGGGGTGACATGAGCGATCCGCTGGTGCGCAACCGCACCCGTTCCTACGGCGTGTCGCTGTCTGACACGATGTCGGTACTCGATGACCGTCTGCAATTTATCGCCGGTCTGCGCCGTCAGAACGTTGAAGTGAAAAACTATAACTATGACGGTTCCGAAAATACCTCGTTCGATCAAATGAAAGTCACCCCGGCGTTCGGTCTGGTGGTCAAGCCGTGGGAACATTACTCCTTCTACGCCAACCACATTGAAGCGTTGCAGGCCGGAGAAACCTCCGGGACGACTTATAATGGCCGTATTGTAACCAACGGCGGGCAGGTGTCCGGCATCGAAACCTCGAAGCAAAACGAAGTGGGCGTTAAAGCCGATTTTGGCCGCGTGGCAGGTTCGCTGGCGCTGTATGAAATCAAAAAGCCGGTTGGTATGTACCGCGCGACCGGCGAGGGTTACACCTACGGCAACTACGGAGAAGTGCGTAACCGTGGCGTCGAACTGAACGTGTTCGGGGAGCCGATACTGGGCGTTCGCCTCAACAGTAGCGTGACGTGGATGGATCCGGAGATGACCAAAACGCAGAGCGGCACCTATGATGGTAATGATGCCGTGGGCGTTCCGCGTTATCAGTGGGTGATCGGTGGGGAATGGGATATTCCGGGCGGCAGCGGTGTGACAGCAACGGGTAAAGTGATCCGTTCCGGTTCGCAGTTCGCTGACGAAGCTAACAAACTGAAAGTGGATGGCTGGACGCGTCTGGATCTCGGCGTACGTTACGCGATGCCAGTCGGACAAAGCACACTGACCTGGCGCGCCAATCTGGAAAACGTCACTAACGAGAAATATTGGGCATCAGCAACCGGCGGTTATCTGACGCAGGGTGATCCGCGTGAGTTCAAGCTTTCCGCGACCTATGACTTCTGA
- a CDS encoding gamma-glutamylcyclotransferase — translation MLTRDFLRNADCKTAFGSIDESMLLTSEQRAASLDCTLVRRPDNSPVWIFGYGSLMWNPVFDSEEARPATLRGYHRAFCLRLTSGRGTQAQPGRMLALRDGGQTTGLAFRLPEDKLHEELELLWKREMLTGCYRPTWCELDLDDGRKVTALVFIMDPSHPQYEADTNYQIIAPLIAQASGPLGTNAQYLFALEKELESYGMRDDCMSELVRQVRMLLSVSPGLDVPGLS, via the coding sequence ATGTTAACTCGAGATTTTCTGCGAAATGCAGATTGCAAAACAGCATTCGGCAGCATCGATGAATCGATGTTATTAACCTCCGAACAACGCGCCGCCTCACTCGATTGCACACTGGTGCGACGCCCTGACAACAGTCCAGTGTGGATTTTTGGTTATGGTTCGCTGATGTGGAACCCGGTTTTCGACTCGGAAGAGGCGCGGCCTGCCACACTGCGCGGTTATCACCGTGCTTTCTGTTTACGTCTGACTTCAGGGCGCGGCACCCAGGCGCAGCCTGGTCGTATGCTAGCGCTGCGTGACGGCGGGCAAACCACCGGTCTGGCTTTCCGCCTGCCGGAAGATAAGTTACACGAAGAACTGGAACTGCTGTGGAAGCGTGAAATGCTGACCGGCTGTTATCGCCCAACGTGGTGTGAACTGGATCTCGACGACGGTCGCAAGGTCACCGCGCTGGTGTTCATTATGGATCCTTCACATCCACAATACGAAGCTGATACCAATTACCAGATTATCGCGCCCCTGATCGCGCAGGCGAGCGGGCCGCTTGGCACCAACGCGCAGTATCTGTTTGCCCTCGAAAAAGAGCTGGAAAGTTACGGTATGCGCGATGACTGTATGAGCGAGCTGGTCAGGCAGGTGCGGATGTTGCTTTCTGTTTCTCCCGGTCTCGATGTCCCCGGTCTGAGCTAA
- the chaA gene encoding sodium-potassium/proton antiporter ChaA, with the protein MVSSQEHPKIKTRHQEYSLIFPIVALIVLVMWGNSSNFPSVVGINLVALVGILASAFSVVRHADVLAHRLGEPYGSLILSLSVVILEVSLISALMATGDAAPALMRDTLFSIIMIVTAGLVGVALLLGGRKFATQYVNLGGIKQYLMAIFPLAVIVLVLPAALPGGNFTTTQALFVAVISAAMYGVFLLIQTKTHQSLFIYEHEDEDEESGHGKPSSKSNLTHTLWLIVHLVLVIAVTKFNANPLESLLTELNAPAQFTGFLVALLILSPEGLGALKAVLKNQVQRAMNLFFGSVLATISLTVPAVTVIATLTGQNLIFGLDPANIVVMLSVLILCQISFSTGRTNVLNGTAHLALFCAYMMIIML; encoded by the coding sequence ATGGTGTCGTCTCAGGAACATCCCAAAATCAAAACCCGCCATCAGGAGTACTCCCTGATTTTCCCCATTGTCGCGCTGATTGTCCTCGTCATGTGGGGCAACAGCAGTAACTTCCCTTCCGTCGTCGGTATCAATTTAGTCGCCCTGGTGGGTATCCTCGCCAGCGCCTTCAGCGTCGTTCGTCATGCCGACGTGCTGGCACACCGTCTCGGCGAACCTTATGGCTCGCTCATCCTCAGCCTTTCAGTGGTCATCCTCGAAGTCAGTCTGATTTCGGCCCTGATGGCGACAGGCGATGCCGCACCCGCGCTGATGCGTGACACCTTATTCTCGATCATTATGATCGTCACCGCCGGTCTGGTGGGCGTTGCCCTGCTGCTCGGTGGCCGTAAATTTGCGACGCAGTATGTGAATCTTGGTGGTATCAAGCAGTATCTGATGGCGATTTTCCCGCTTGCCGTCATCGTGCTGGTACTGCCTGCGGCGCTGCCCGGCGGTAACTTCACCACTACGCAGGCTCTGTTTGTGGCCGTGATTTCTGCCGCGATGTACGGCGTCTTCCTGCTGATCCAGACCAAGACGCACCAAAGTTTGTTTATTTACGAGCATGAAGACGAAGATGAAGAAAGTGGCCACGGAAAGCCCTCTTCGAAAAGTAATCTGACACACACCCTGTGGCTTATCGTGCATCTGGTGCTGGTTATTGCGGTGACTAAGTTCAACGCCAACCCGCTGGAAAGCCTGCTGACCGAGTTGAATGCGCCCGCGCAGTTCACCGGTTTCCTGGTGGCACTGCTGATTTTGTCTCCTGAAGGGTTGGGTGCACTGAAAGCCGTACTGAAGAATCAGGTACAACGTGCAATGAATTTATTCTTTGGCTCCGTGCTGGCGACAATTTCACTGACCGTTCCGGCCGTGACCGTGATTGCTACGCTGACCGGCCAGAACCTGATTTTCGGCCTTGATCCTGCAAACATTGTGGTCATGCTATCGGTGTTGATTCTGTGCCAGATCTCGTTCTCAACGGGCCGTACCAATGTCCTGAACGGTACCGCCCATCTGGCCTTATTCTGTGCATATATGATGATTATTATGCTTTAA
- the phoH gene encoding phosphate starvation-inducible protein PhoH, whose product MGRQKAVIKARREAKRVIRSDSRSHRQREEESVTSLVQMGGLESIGMARDTRDHSVIEARTEAQGHYLSAIENKQLIFATGEAGCGKTFISAAKAAEALIHKEIDRIIVTRPVLQADEDLGFLPGDISEKFAPYFRPVYDILLRRLGSSFLQYCLRPEIGKVEIAPFAYMRGRTFENAVVILDEAQNVTASQMKMFLTRLGENVTVIVNGDITQCDLPRGVVSGLSDALSRFEEDEMVGIIKFDKQDCVRSELCQKTLNAYS is encoded by the coding sequence ATGGGAAGACAGAAAGCAGTGATCAAAGCTCGCCGTGAAGCAAAACGAGTCATTCGTAGCGACTCACGCAGTCACCGCCAGCGCGAGGAAGAATCTGTGACATCATTAGTGCAGATGGGCGGTTTAGAATCGATTGGAATGGCACGAGATACACGCGACCACTCTGTTATCGAAGCACGTACCGAAGCTCAAGGTCATTACTTATCAGCCATAGAGAATAAGCAGTTAATTTTTGCCACCGGTGAAGCGGGCTGTGGCAAAACATTTATCAGCGCTGCGAAAGCGGCAGAGGCATTAATTCACAAAGAAATCGACAGGATTATTGTGACACGTCCGGTATTGCAGGCCGATGAAGATCTCGGTTTCCTGCCTGGCGATATTTCTGAGAAGTTCGCGCCTTATTTCCGTCCGGTCTACGACATTTTATTACGTCGCCTGGGTTCTTCATTCCTGCAATATTGTTTGCGGCCGGAAATTGGGAAAGTTGAAATTGCGCCTTTCGCTTACATGCGAGGACGTACTTTCGAAAATGCCGTGGTTATTCTGGATGAAGCCCAGAATGTCACCGCCAGTCAGATGAAAATGTTCCTGACCCGTCTCGGTGAAAATGTGACGGTGATTGTTAACGGTGATATTACCCAGTGCGATTTACCGCGCGGTGTAGTATCGGGTCTCAGCGATGCATTATCCCGCTTCGAAGAAGACGAGATGGTCGGCATCATTAAGTTTGATAAACAGGACTGCGTGCGCTCTGAGCTGTGTCAGAAAACGCTGAATGCTTACTCATAA
- a CDS encoding type II toxin-antitoxin system RelE/ParE family toxin codes for MNDMLRISSFRDQWLEDFFHFATPHRKIPWKLAGVLERKLDMINAAMDYRDLLWLPGNRYEELAPPFKGFSSIRVNDQYRLIFHWREGKAHGLFLDPHCYRNHR; via the coding sequence ATGAACGATATGCTCAGGATCAGCAGCTTTCGCGATCAGTGGCTGGAAGACTTTTTCCATTTCGCCACACCACATCGGAAAATCCCATGGAAGCTTGCGGGTGTTCTGGAAAGAAAGCTGGATATGATTAATGCTGCGATGGATTATCGGGATTTACTCTGGCTACCCGGAAACCGTTATGAAGAATTAGCGCCGCCGTTCAAGGGTTTTTCGTCAATACGGGTGAATGACCAGTATCGCCTCATTTTTCACTGGCGTGAAGGTAAGGCACATGGTTTATTTCTGGATCCTCACTGTTACAGAAACCATCGATAA
- a CDS encoding HigA family addiction module antidote protein, whose translation MDVTTRKPATVGDILQYEYLEPTGLRINDLAVMLNVHRNTISALVNNNRKLTIDIAFRLAKAFETSVEFWLNLQKNVDIWEVQNNPRLMADISHVVTLKTFLERPESHP comes from the coding sequence ATGGATGTGACAACACGTAAACCCGCAACCGTCGGGGATATTTTGCAATATGAATACCTTGAACCAACCGGTCTTAGAATTAATGACCTGGCCGTCATGCTGAATGTTCACCGCAATACCATCAGCGCACTGGTCAACAACAACCGTAAGCTGACCATTGATATTGCTTTCCGGCTGGCAAAAGCCTTTGAGACGTCTGTCGAATTTTGGCTGAATCTGCAAAAAAATGTCGATATCTGGGAAGTGCAAAATAATCCGCGCTTAATGGCTGATATTAGTCATGTTGTTACTCTCAAAACCTTTCTCGAGCGGCCTGAAAGCCATCCCTAG
- the efeB gene encoding deferrochelatase/peroxidase EfeB, translated as MSNKNDNKSVQQDVTSSSRRRLLKGVGLLGGAFALGGATGAQAEKTPGAKNEYTPGTVSPDERWGKQPYYGEHQAGILTPQQAAMMLVAFDVLATTKADLERLFRLLDTRFAFLTTGGTAPSVDPKFPPMDSGVMGAEIYPDNLTLTLSAGDSLFDERFGLAPHKPLKLQRMARFPNDSLDAKLCHGDLLLQICANNSDTVVHALRDIIKYTPDLLSVRWRRDGFISSHAARSQGKETPINLLGFKDGTANPDSKDKQLMDKAIWVTADQGEPSWTVGGSYQATRIIPFHVEFWDRTPLQEQQTIFGRHKATGAPLGMEKEHDVPDYTKDPEGKVIPLDAHIRLANPRTKETDDNLMLRRGYSYSLGVTNSGQLEMGLLFVCFQHDLEKGFLTVQKRLNGEPLEEYIRPVGGGFFFTLPGVKDQNHYLGQGLIEA; from the coding sequence ATGAGCAATAAAAACGATAATAAATCCGTTCAGCAGGACGTGACTTCTTCTTCCCGCCGCCGTTTGTTAAAAGGCGTGGGATTGTTAGGCGGGGCATTTGCCCTGGGCGGCGCAACCGGTGCGCAGGCCGAGAAAACACCTGGTGCGAAAAACGAGTACACCCCCGGCACTGTCTCCCCCGATGAACGCTGGGGTAAACAGCCTTACTACGGCGAACATCAGGCCGGTATTCTGACGCCGCAACAGGCCGCCATGATGCTGGTGGCTTTTGACGTGTTGGCGACCACCAAAGCCGATCTGGAGCGTTTGTTCCGTCTGCTCGACACGCGCTTTGCCTTCCTGACCACCGGTGGCACCGCGCCTTCCGTGGATCCGAAATTTCCGCCGATGGATTCCGGCGTTATGGGTGCAGAGATTTATCCTGACAACCTCACCCTGACGCTCTCCGCCGGTGATTCCCTGTTTGATGAACGTTTCGGTCTCGCGCCGCACAAGCCGCTGAAGTTGCAGCGTATGGCACGTTTCCCCAACGATTCCCTTGATGCAAAGCTTTGCCACGGCGATCTGCTGTTGCAGATTTGCGCCAATAACAGCGATACCGTGGTGCACGCACTGCGCGACATCATCAAGTACACGCCGGATTTGCTCAGCGTGCGCTGGCGCCGTGACGGCTTTATTTCGTCACACGCTGCCCGCAGTCAGGGCAAAGAAACGCCGATAAACCTGCTGGGTTTCAAAGACGGTACGGCGAATCCTGACAGCAAAGACAAACAACTGATGGACAAAGCTATCTGGGTAACTGCCGATCAGGGCGAACCTTCCTGGACTGTCGGCGGCAGCTATCAGGCCACGCGCATTATTCCGTTCCACGTCGAATTCTGGGACCGCACGCCGTTGCAGGAGCAGCAGACGATTTTTGGCCGCCACAAAGCCACCGGCGCGCCGCTGGGAATGGAAAAAGAGCACGACGTGCCGGATTACACCAAGGACCCGGAAGGGAAGGTGATCCCGCTGGATGCACATATCCGTTTAGCGAATCCGCGCACTAAAGAAACCGACGATAATCTGATGCTGCGTCGCGGTTACAGCTATTCGCTGGGCGTGACTAATTCCGGGCAACTGGAAATGGGGTTGCTATTTGTCTGCTTCCAGCACGATTTGGAAAAGGGCTTCCTGACCGTTCAAAAACGCCTGAATGGCGAGCCGCTGGAAGAGTACATCCGTCCGGTCGGCGGCGGTTTCTTCTTCACGCTGCCGGGCGTGAAAGATCAGAATCATTATCTGGGACAGGGGTTGATTGAGGCGTAA
- the efeO gene encoding iron uptake system protein EfeO, protein MSYSSPLFRRKALQIALLSLPAFALSANVLAADVRQVKITVNDKQCDPMALTVPAGKTQFVVHNASQKGLEWEILKGVMVVEERENIAPGFTQKMTANLEPGEYDMTCGLLSNPKGKLTVTAEGAATATRPDAMALVGPIAEYKVYVTQQVGELVSHTKAFTDAVKKGDLKKAQSLYASTRVYYERIEPIAELFSDLDGSIDAREDDFEKKAEDPNFTGFHRLEKILFADKTTKGTEQFADKLYADTVDLQKRITDLTFPPSKVVGGAAGLIEEVASSKISGEEDRYSRTDLWDFRANLDGAQKIVNLLRPLLEKADKPLLDKIDANFKTVDTLLDKYKTKDGYENYEKLSDADRNAMKGPITTLAEDLAKLRGVLGLD, encoded by the coding sequence ATGTCATATTCATCCCCGCTGTTTCGCCGTAAAGCTTTACAGATTGCACTGTTGTCCCTGCCAGCCTTTGCGCTGAGTGCCAACGTGCTGGCTGCTGATGTCCGTCAGGTTAAAATTACTGTTAACGATAAACAGTGTGATCCGATGGCGCTGACCGTGCCAGCCGGTAAAACGCAGTTTGTGGTGCACAACGCCAGCCAGAAAGGGCTGGAGTGGGAAATACTGAAAGGTGTGATGGTGGTGGAAGAGCGCGAAAATATCGCGCCGGGTTTCACCCAGAAAATGACTGCCAATCTTGAACCGGGCGAATACGACATGACCTGCGGCTTGCTGAGCAATCCGAAAGGGAAACTCACCGTGACCGCAGAAGGGGCAGCGACGGCGACCAGGCCGGACGCCATGGCGCTGGTTGGCCCGATTGCTGAATACAAAGTTTACGTGACCCAGCAGGTCGGTGAATTGGTTTCCCACACCAAAGCTTTTACTGATGCTGTCAAAAAGGGTGACCTGAAAAAAGCGCAATCCCTGTACGCATCGACCCGCGTTTACTATGAGCGTATTGAGCCGATCGCTGAACTGTTCTCCGACCTCGACGGCAGTATTGATGCCCGTGAAGACGATTTTGAGAAGAAAGCCGAAGATCCGAACTTTACCGGTTTCCACCGTCTGGAGAAAATCCTCTTCGCCGATAAAACCACCAAAGGCACTGAGCAGTTTGCTGACAAACTGTATGCTGACACCGTGGATCTGCAAAAACGCATCACCGATCTGACCTTCCCGCCAAGCAAAGTGGTCGGCGGCGCTGCCGGGCTTATCGAAGAAGTAGCCTCCAGCAAAATCAGCGGTGAAGAAGACCGTTATAGCCGCACCGATCTGTGGGATTTCCGTGCCAATCTCGACGGCGCACAGAAAATCGTGAACCTGCTGCGTCCGCTGCTGGAAAAAGCCGATAAACCGCTGCTGGATAAGATCGACGCGAACTTCAAAACTGTCGATACGCTGCTCGATAAATACAAAACTAAAGACGGTTACGAAAACTACGAAAAACTGTCCGATGCCGACCGCAATGCAATGAAAGGGCCGATCACGACGCTGGCGGAAGATTTAGCCAAACTGCGTGGCGTATTGGGTCTGGATTAA
- a CDS encoding FTR1 family protein, with product MFVPFLIMFREGLEAALIVSLIASYLKRTQRGQWLGVVWIGVIVAAALCLALGIFINETTGEFPQKQQELFEGIVAVIAVCILTYMVFWMRKVSRSIKVHLEGAIDNALNSGRGQGWALVAMVFFAVAREGLESVFFLLAAFQQDVGIEAPIGALLGLGAAIVLGFLIYYGGVKLHLAKFFKWTSLFILFVAAGLAAGAIRAFHEAGLWNRMQDIAFDLSGTLSTHSLFGTLLEGMFGYQEAPTVSEVSVYFLYLIPALFLFFMPQGKSPVAAPASAGHKTQR from the coding sequence ATGTTCGTTCCGTTTCTTATCATGTTCCGCGAAGGGCTGGAAGCCGCGCTGATCGTCAGCCTGATCGCCAGTTATCTGAAACGGACGCAACGCGGGCAGTGGCTCGGCGTGGTCTGGATTGGCGTTATCGTGGCCGCGGCCTTGTGTCTGGCACTGGGTATTTTTATCAATGAAACCACCGGCGAGTTCCCGCAAAAACAGCAGGAGTTGTTTGAGGGGATTGTGGCGGTGATTGCGGTTTGCATTCTGACTTACATGGTGTTCTGGATGCGCAAAGTCTCGCGTTCGATCAAAGTGCATCTGGAAGGCGCTATCGATAACGCGCTGAACTCCGGTCGCGGGCAGGGCTGGGCGCTGGTGGCGATGGTGTTTTTTGCCGTGGCGCGCGAAGGGCTGGAATCGGTGTTCTTTCTTCTGGCCGCGTTCCAGCAGGATGTGGGAATTGAAGCGCCAATCGGCGCGCTGCTGGGCTTAGGCGCGGCAATCGTGCTTGGTTTCCTCATCTATTACGGCGGTGTGAAACTGCATCTGGCGAAGTTCTTCAAATGGACCAGCCTGTTTATTCTGTTTGTCGCCGCCGGTCTGGCTGCGGGGGCTATTCGCGCCTTCCATGAAGCGGGTCTGTGGAACCGTATGCAGGATATCGCTTTTGATCTGAGCGGTACGCTCTCCACCCATTCATTATTCGGCACGCTGCTGGAAGGTATGTTCGGTTATCAGGAAGCCCCGACCGTCAGTGAAGTCTCGGTGTATTTCCTGTATCTGATCCCGGCGCTGTTCCTGTTCTTTATGCCACAGGGCAAATCGCCCGTGGCCGCACCGGCTTCCGCCGGGCACAAAACACAACGCTGA
- the putP gene encoding sodium/proline symporter PutP, with protein sequence MTMNTPMLVTFCVYIFGMILIGLIAYLRTKNFDDYILGGRSLGSVVTALSAGASDMSGWLLMGLPGAIFISGISESWIAIGLTIGAYLNWKLVAGRLRVHTEANNNALTLPDYFTHRFEDSSKLLRIISAIVILVFFTIYCASGIVAGARLFESTFGMTYQTALWAGAAATIIYTFIGGFLAVSWTDTVQASLMIFALILTPVIVILAVGGIDTSMMVINAKNPEYTDMFKNMNLVAILSLLGWGLGYFGQPHILARFMAADSHRTIRSARRISMTWMILCLAGTIAVGFFGIAYFSNNPGEAGNVTQNGERVFIELAKLLFNPWIAGILLSAILAAVMSTLSCQLLVCSSAITEDLYKAFLRKGASQRELVWIGRAMVLVVALVAIALAANPENRVLGLVSYAWAGFGAAFGPVILISVMWKRMTRNGALAGMIVGAATVILWKQYGRAELYEIIPGFLFASVAIWIVSLMGSKPSKAVEERFNTAEAEYKTI encoded by the coding sequence ATGACAATGAACACACCGATGCTGGTGACGTTTTGTGTTTATATTTTCGGGATGATTTTGATCGGCCTCATCGCGTATTTACGGACCAAAAACTTTGATGACTACATTCTGGGCGGTCGTAGTTTAGGCAGTGTCGTCACTGCGCTTTCCGCCGGGGCTTCTGACATGAGTGGCTGGCTGCTGATGGGTTTACCGGGAGCGATATTCATTTCCGGTATTTCCGAAAGCTGGATCGCCATCGGTCTGACCATCGGCGCGTACCTGAACTGGAAGCTGGTGGCGGGGCGCTTACGCGTTCATACCGAAGCCAACAATAATGCGCTGACTCTGCCGGATTACTTCACCCATCGCTTTGAAGATTCCAGCAAACTGCTGCGTATTATCTCGGCGATCGTGATTCTGGTGTTCTTCACCATTTATTGTGCCTCCGGGATTGTGGCCGGTGCGCGTTTGTTTGAAAGCACCTTCGGCATGACCTACCAGACTGCCCTTTGGGCGGGAGCGGCGGCGACCATCATTTATACTTTTATCGGCGGTTTCCTGGCAGTCAGCTGGACTGACACCGTGCAGGCCAGCCTGATGATTTTTGCGCTGATCCTCACGCCTGTGATAGTCATTCTCGCGGTCGGAGGTATTGATACCTCGATGATGGTGATCAACGCTAAAAACCCTGAATACACCGATATGTTCAAGAACATGAATTTGGTGGCGATCTTGTCGCTGCTGGGCTGGGGGCTGGGCTATTTCGGCCAGCCGCACATTCTGGCGCGTTTCATGGCGGCTGATTCCCATCGCACCATCCGCAGCGCACGCCGGATCAGCATGACGTGGATGATCCTGTGTCTCGCGGGCACCATCGCTGTTGGCTTCTTCGGCATTGCGTACTTCAGCAATAATCCGGGCGAAGCGGGCAACGTGACGCAGAACGGCGAGCGGGTGTTTATCGAGCTGGCGAAGTTGCTGTTCAACCCGTGGATCGCCGGTATCCTGCTGTCGGCAATTCTGGCGGCGGTGATGAGTACTCTGAGCTGTCAGCTGCTGGTGTGTTCCAGCGCAATCACCGAAGATTTGTACAAGGCGTTTCTGCGCAAAGGCGCCAGCCAGCGGGAGCTGGTGTGGATTGGCCGTGCGATGGTACTGGTTGTGGCGCTGGTGGCGATTGCGCTGGCGGCCAATCCTGAAAACCGCGTATTGGGCTTAGTGAGTTATGCGTGGGCAGGCTTTGGTGCGGCATTCGGACCGGTGATCCTGATCTCGGTGATGTGGAAACGCATGACCCGCAACGGCGCGCTGGCGGGTATGATCGTGGGTGCGGCGACGGTGATTTTGTGGAAACAGTACGGCCGGGCCGAACTGTATGAAATTATCCCCGGTTTCCTCTTCGCCTCCGTGGCCATCTGGATTGTCAGCCTGATGGGCAGCAAACCGTCGAAAGCGGTGGAAGAGCGCTTCAACACGGCTGAAGCCGAGTACAAAACGATATAA